From a region of the Colius striatus isolate bColStr4 chromosome 22, bColStr4.1.hap1, whole genome shotgun sequence genome:
- the PNPLA1 gene encoding omega-hydroxyceramide transacylase: MAEEDARASSTPFSLSFSGSGFLALYQVGVVQSLLELAPELLKSACKVYGSSAGSLIAAAVVCGIGLDDLKEFFFAMAKEVRETLLGPLSPKCSLLANIKTVLQRMLPEDSYQLASGRLHISLTRVMDGQNVMASEFSSKEELIQALLCSCFLPIYCGFIPPSYRGVRYVDGGFTGLQPVSSLEEAVITVSPFTGELDICPRDCPAIFYCFQIFNGSIQISIENLCRISYALFPPSTMVLNDIFSQGYQDTALFLYRNNAFGFNYFDGNFRFPTMCGRNDFAQSNGTRSNLCQSLSQSPTHCFLPGLYLGRKEQVTGLQDPLSKVLLQPYRLPAFLRKGVKKLWGLLEGVSSMVKGFQKLLQTMVPHLPKRAAARR; the protein is encoded by the exons atgGCCGAGGAGGACGCCCGGGCTTCCAGCAcccctttctccctctccttttcagGCAGTGGCTTCCTGGCCCTGTACCAGGTCGGGGTGGTTCAGTCCCTCCTGGAGCTGGCTCCTGAACTCCTCAAGTCAGCCTGCAAGGTCTACGGGTCGTCGGCCGGGTCGCTTATCGCTGCGGCCGTGGTGTGCGGCATCGGGCTGG ATGACCTGAAGGAATTTTTCTTTGCCATGGCAAAGGAAGTCAGGGAAACCCTCCTGGGCCCCCTCTCTCCCAAGTGCAGCTTGCTGGCCAATATCAAGACTGTCTTACAGCGGATGCTCCCAGAGGACTCCTACCAGCTGGCTTCAGGGCGGCTGCACATCTCCCTGACACGGGTGATGGACGGCCAGAACGTCATGGCCTCTGAGTTCAGCTCTAAAGAGGAGCTCATTCAG gctctgctctgcagctgctttcttcccaTCTACTGTGGGTTCATCCCTCCGTCCTACCGCGGTGTG CGCTATGTTGATGGAGGGTTCACAGGCCTGCAGCCCGTttccagcctggaggaggctgtgatcACCGTGTCCCCGTTCACGGGAGAGCTGGACATCTGCCCACGGGACTGCCCTGCCATCTTCTACTGCTTCCAGATCTTCAATGGCAGCATTCAGATCTCCATAGAGAACCTCTGCAGGATTAGCTACGCTCTCTTTCCCCCCAGCACCATG GTCCTGAATGACATCTTCTCCCAAGGGTACCAGGACACTGCCCTTTTCCTCTACAGGAACA ATGCCTTTGGCTTCAACTACTTCGATGGCAACTTCCGCTTCCCCACCATGTGTGGGAGGAACGACTTTGCCCAGTCCAACGGGACACGCTCCAACCTGTGCCAAAGCTTGTCCCAGAGCCCCACACACTGCTTCCTGCCAG GCCTGTAtctggggaggaaggagcaggTGACTGGACTGCAGGATCCGCTGTCAAAGGTCCTGTTGCAGCCGTACAGGCTGCCAGCTTTTCTCAGGAAGGG GGTGAAGAAGCTTTGGGGGCTGCTGGAAGGTGTCAGCTCCATGGTAAAAGGGTTCCAGAAGCTCCTCCAAACCATGGTGCCTCATTTGCCCAagagagctgctgccaggag GTAA